CGACATTGCCGCCCGGCTGGAGGGCAAGTCGTCGCTGGGGCGCCTCGGTCTGATCACGCATTCCACGGCAGGGTTCGTCGACCCCGGGTTCACGGGGCACGTCACCCTGGAGCTGGCGAACGTCGCCACTCTGCCGATCAAGCTGTGGCCGGGCATGAAGATCGGGCAGTTCTGCTTCTTCCGGCTCAGCTCGCCGACCGAGAACGCGTACGGCTCGGGCCCGTACGGCAACCGCTACCAGGGCCAGCGGGGCCCCACGGCATCCCGCGCGCATCTGAACTTCCACCGCACCGATGTGGGCACGACGGATGCAGGAGCGATCGGAGGCTGACATGACTGATCCCGACGAGGGCGCGCAGCAGCCGGATGCCTCGGCGCCGGAGCCGGAAGTGCCCGACCTCGAGATCCCCGAGGCCGAGGTGCCCGAGCTCGACCAGCCCGAGCCGGCGATCCCGGAGGCTGTGCTGCCGGAGTCCTTCCTGGCCGAGCCGGTCATCCCACCGCCGCCCGCGGAGACACCCGTGACGAGGGCGGACTGGCGTGAGAAGTGGCAGGATCGCTCCGGCGCACCCGATGCCCCACGGGCAGGGCGCCGTGCGGCATCCGGTCTCGCCGCCGCGCCGAAGGCACCGGCATCCGATCCGCGACTGACCGCACCCGAGCCCGACCCGGCCGTGGTGCCGCCACCTTCGGGCGCGACGTCGGGCGGCTACCGGGGCCTGACCATCGCGATCTACGGCTTCCTGGGCGTGCTGCTGGTCGGCGCGGTGGTGCTGATCTCGACGCTGCTGTCCTGATCTCGACGCTGCTGTCCTGATCCCTCCGGACCCGCTCGCGGCGCCTCCCGGACGAGCGGTCGGATGCCGCGGACGGATGGTCGGGTGCTGCATCCGCACACCCGGCACGCTGGAAGCATGACCACGACCGCACCCGTGCCGACCGTCCCCGCGACGGTGCGACGCATGCCCTACGCCGCGCTGCTGACGATGATGGCGATGAGCTTCCTGCTCGTCAGCGCCGAGTTCCTTCCCAACGGGGTGCTCACGGAGATCGCAGCCGAGCTCGGTGTGACTGCCGGGCAGGCCGGGCAGCTGGTGACCGTCACCGCACTGGCCGGATTGATCGTCGCGCCCACCATCGGGCTCGCACTGCCTCGGTTGGACCGGCGCACGCTGCTGGTGTGGATGGCTGTGCTCGCCGCGATCTCGAACCTGATCGTGGCGATCGCGCCGAGCCTGCCGCTCATGCTGCTCGCCCGGGTGCTGCTGGGAGCCGCGCTTTCGGGCTTCTGGACCATGTCGATCACGGTGGCGGCCAGCATCGCGGGCCAGGAGCGGCTCGGGCGCGCGGTGATGTTCACCGCTGCCGGAACCTCCCTGGCGACTGTCGCCGGCGTGCCGGTCGGCGTGGCGCTCAGCGAACTGCTGGACTGGCGCGGCGTCTTCGGCATCGCCGCGGCGGTCACCGCACTGCTGGCGGTAGGACTGCGCACCCTGCTGCCAGCGGTGCCGGCGCAGAACGTCGCGCGCATCGCGGTGCTCGTCGAGACCCTCCGGCGTCCCGGCATCGGGCTCGGGATCGTGGGGCACGTGCTGGTGATCTTCGGACATGCGCTGGCCTACACCTACATCCGGCTCGCGCTCGAGCGTGTGCAGTCGGGCGGCGTCCCGATCGATGCGAGCACGATCATCGTCCTGCTGGCCGTGTTCGGCATCGGCGGGTTCATCGGAAACCTCGTGATCGGAGCCGGGATCGACCGCACCTACCGGGTGCTGGCGGTGGTGACCCCGCTGGCGATCGCCGTCACCATGATGCTCGTCATCCTCGCTGCAGCATCGCTGTGGACGGTCGGGGCCGCCGCG
Above is a window of Microbacterium suwonense DNA encoding:
- a CDS encoding MFS transporter, with the protein product MTTTAPVPTVPATVRRMPYAALLTMMAMSFLLVSAEFLPNGVLTEIAAELGVTAGQAGQLVTVTALAGLIVAPTIGLALPRLDRRTLLVWMAVLAAISNLIVAIAPSLPLMLLARVLLGAALSGFWTMSITVAASIAGQERLGRAVMFTAAGTSLATVAGVPVGVALSELLDWRGVFGIAAAVTALLAVGLRTLLPAVPAQNVARIAVLVETLRRPGIGLGIVGHVLVIFGHALAYTYIRLALERVQSGGVPIDASTIIVLLAVFGIGGFIGNLVIGAGIDRTYRVLAVVTPLAIAVTMMLVILAAASLWTVGAAAFVWGFFFASWLLIVNTWVGHRMPDRLEAGEASSWWDSRERSCSPQGWVGCWWMRWASAWPTPWAQRCSRWVLCCSASPVARPAEPRCSVGSLRRMPGRGGSATPMASCRCADGTHG